The proteins below are encoded in one region of Peribacillus muralis:
- a CDS encoding GNAT family N-acetyltransferase has protein sequence MKIRKAMENDIKGIAQVHVNSWQSTYAGILPHHYLASLNIETRMKNWQRNLKMLHNVTFVAENSDGEIIGFASGGPEQTNDPHIQGEVYAIYFLKEYQRQGLGKQMIKTVIDELMKMGHKNLIIWALKDNPSCGFYETLGGLAVAEKTVKMAGIELIEVGYGWKDIQDILIHL, from the coding sequence ATGAAAATAAGAAAAGCGATGGAGAACGATATAAAAGGTATAGCCCAAGTGCATGTAAATAGTTGGCAATCAACTTATGCAGGAATTCTCCCACATCACTATTTAGCTTCATTGAACATTGAAACCCGGATGAAAAATTGGCAAAGGAATTTAAAAATGCTGCATAATGTCACATTTGTAGCCGAAAATTCCGACGGGGAAATCATCGGTTTTGCATCAGGCGGGCCTGAACAAACGAATGACCCGCATATACAAGGTGAAGTGTATGCCATCTATTTCTTAAAAGAATATCAGCGACAGGGACTCGGCAAGCAAATGATAAAAACGGTAATTGATGAACTTATGAAAATGGGCCATAAGAATTTAATCATTTGGGCTTTAAAGGATAATCCTTCATGCGGCTTTTACGAGACTTTAGGAGGTCTGGCCGTTGCTGAAAAGACGGTTAAAATGGCTGGCATCGAGCTAATCGAAGTAGGATACGGGTGGAAGGATATCCAGGATATCCTGATTCATTTGTGA
- the helD gene encoding RNA polymerase recycling motor HelD, translating into MGSHPDFEKERKRLDFTKRYIDVVIKTSETSKDQFQRNMQEAFGDADWSESGLYSQLLTTANFFEMSKTELESLRKASKKPYFARVDFERNDGGSGEMLYFGKTSLYQRESQEQIIVDWRSPIANLYYEGRIGQIEYEAEGETFSGNITLKRQLMIEEGILEEVRDIDLTTTDELLQESLSKSSSNRLTDIITTIQEEQNKIIRADLNKPIIVQGAAGSGKTTIALHRISYFIYHYKDMFDPRQLMILAPNRVFIDYISEALPELGVEKVKQFTFAEYVQAAIGKQVKLAADDKLIRLLEKDDEETKAAVWISGLKGSPGFKNILDEYVKDIFSGFHPDADFYCDKYRLYSAKKFVRLLEEDYWYLPLYTRLDKLKAILQNEVKLKKKTIIERVTEFYEAKIEKALYKNIDPVIRKEFVTKCHDKKEERIRQVQKAIRTSVKTYFKQFQMKDLFQYYEELFGDPGRLASYSNGKLTLEDADTLCAYNRRLFSMKNYETEDLGALLYLQERLFGVAKDNKAKNVVIDEAQDYSFMQLQALKTAVDTDMFTLVGDLAQGIHSYRGLQTWEEVHRRIFPRATYTELQKSYRTTVEIMNQANQVLQLLTYDFPEVEPVVRHGREPEFISIDKGGWEEELIDRIETLKEEGFKTFAVIAKTMKDCKLADDKLSEYSQAFHLIDEAGSIPKDKTLIVPSYQAKGLEFDVVFAISLEETYGTENDLDIKLLYVTMTRPLHRLYFLGRKKDAFLIET; encoded by the coding sequence TTGGGAAGTCATCCGGATTTTGAGAAGGAGCGGAAAAGGCTGGATTTTACTAAACGCTATATCGATGTAGTCATCAAAACCTCAGAAACGAGCAAAGATCAATTTCAGCGGAATATGCAAGAAGCTTTTGGTGATGCGGATTGGTCTGAATCCGGATTGTATTCTCAGCTGCTGACGACAGCGAACTTTTTTGAAATGTCCAAAACTGAACTGGAGAGTCTGCGGAAGGCGAGTAAAAAGCCTTATTTTGCTAGAGTCGATTTTGAAAGAAATGATGGCGGCAGCGGTGAGATGCTTTATTTCGGAAAAACCTCCCTTTACCAGAGGGAAAGCCAGGAACAGATTATCGTCGACTGGCGATCACCAATTGCCAATCTTTATTACGAAGGAAGGATTGGCCAAATAGAATACGAAGCCGAAGGGGAAACTTTTAGCGGTAACATTACGTTAAAGAGACAGCTAATGATCGAGGAAGGTATCCTGGAAGAGGTAAGGGACATCGATTTAACGACAACGGATGAATTGTTGCAGGAATCCCTTTCCAAAAGCTCAAGCAATCGGTTGACCGATATCATTACGACGATTCAGGAAGAGCAAAATAAAATCATTCGTGCGGATTTGAATAAACCGATCATCGTTCAGGGGGCCGCAGGCAGTGGCAAAACAACAATCGCTTTGCATAGGATATCCTATTTCATTTATCACTATAAAGACATGTTCGACCCACGGCAATTGATGATTTTGGCTCCGAACAGGGTATTCATCGATTACATATCGGAGGCATTGCCTGAATTGGGTGTTGAAAAAGTAAAGCAATTCACATTCGCCGAATATGTCCAGGCGGCAATCGGAAAACAAGTGAAGCTTGCAGCAGACGATAAGTTAATTCGATTGCTGGAGAAGGATGATGAAGAAACAAAGGCCGCAGTCTGGATTTCAGGCTTGAAGGGCTCTCCTGGGTTCAAAAATATTTTGGACGAATATGTGAAGGATATATTCAGCGGATTTCATCCGGATGCTGATTTTTATTGTGATAAGTATCGCCTTTATTCGGCTAAGAAGTTCGTCAGGTTATTGGAAGAGGATTATTGGTATTTGCCTCTATACACCAGATTGGATAAACTGAAGGCCATATTACAAAATGAAGTGAAATTGAAAAAGAAAACTATCATTGAGCGGGTCACTGAATTTTATGAGGCTAAGATCGAAAAGGCACTCTATAAAAATATCGATCCGGTCATACGTAAGGAATTTGTTACGAAATGCCACGATAAAAAGGAGGAGCGGATCAGGCAGGTTCAAAAGGCGATCCGAACTTCTGTAAAAACCTATTTCAAGCAATTTCAAATGAAAGACCTCTTCCAATACTACGAGGAATTGTTTGGAGACCCTGGGCGGCTGGCCTCGTACAGTAACGGAAAACTGACTTTGGAAGATGCTGATACATTGTGTGCCTATAATCGAAGATTGTTTTCCATGAAAAACTATGAAACCGAAGATTTGGGTGCATTATTATATCTTCAGGAGCGGCTTTTCGGTGTCGCCAAAGATAACAAAGCAAAAAATGTCGTCATCGATGAAGCACAGGATTATAGCTTCATGCAGTTACAAGCACTCAAGACGGCAGTGGATACGGATATGTTCACATTGGTAGGTGACTTGGCACAAGGCATCCATTCATACCGGGGCTTACAAACGTGGGAGGAGGTCCACCGGCGTATTTTCCCGCGGGCGACATATACGGAATTACAAAAAAGCTACAGGACGACCGTCGAAATCATGAACCAGGCTAATCAAGTTCTTCAGTTATTAACATATGATTTCCCTGAAGTTGAACCTGTTGTCCGTCATGGCAGGGAACCTGAATTCATCTCCATTGACAAGGGTGGGTGGGAAGAAGAGCTGATTGACCGGATTGAAACGCTTAAAGAGGAGGGCTTTAAAACGTTTGCGGTGATTGCCAAAACGATGAAGGATTGTAAACTGGCTGACGATAAGCTAAGCGAATACAGTCAAGCCTTCCACCTAATAGACGAGGCCGGAAGCATACCGAAGGACAAAACCCTCATCGTTCCTTCATACCAAGCCAAGGGGCTGGAATTCGATGTTGTCTTTGCCATATCGCTGGAGGAAACGTATGGCACCGAAAATGACCTTGACATCAAACTGCTATACGTCACGATGACAAGGCCGTTGCATCGTCTATATTTTTTAGGCCGGAAGAAAGACGCCTTCCTTATCGAGACGTGA